Within the Amaranthus tricolor cultivar Red isolate AtriRed21 chromosome 15, ASM2621246v1, whole genome shotgun sequence genome, the region AAATAAAATTGAcacaaacataaaaattatgaaattctaTAACATAAATAGCTAAATAAAGGAATTTTGAGCATTAATGAGAACTTTTACACTTTCAAATGCTGCATAGTTCTTGTTATCAGCATGTATTTTCTTGTGTTGTTAATATTCTAACTCGTTTCATCTTCGCATGTAAAATTGTGGACATAAAATATTTCATAACGTTCTATCACCTCAATCTCACTAACTGGCTTCCATTAAGAAGGGATTTGGAGAAGCCGAATGTACAAGAACACCTTTAGACGAAGCCCTACTACTAGCAACACTCCATTGATCCGAGTACCCTGTAGAACCAGTTCCACTGCACCCACATTTAGCAACAGTTCGAACACTTTCGATCAACTCTTCAGTTCGCGTTTCTTGTGACAATATCTCAACTAACTGCACAGGACTAATCACAAGCTTCACTTTCCAAACACCTTCCCTTGTTCCTCTTCTATTATACCTCGAAAACACATCGGTATTCGATCTCTTAAGAACATTACTCTGATTACTCCTACTATCAAACGACATTCTATAAGCGGCATTCCCTCCTATTGCTGTACAATTCGGTATACTCTTCGATCTTACATGCCCGACTTTAACATCAAACGTTTGATTACTCGTATGAAGAGGAAGAAGCATGTACGAAACACCCGGATGAAGCTCTTCATGGTTTGACAAAGGCTTCCAAAAAAGATCATCACTTTTGAAGATTGCATGACAAGGGAACTCTTCAAGTATAAACCCAACAGTTATAGGACCCTGAAACTCCATTATCCCACCATTTGAAGTCATAACTTGGATTATCTCGCTTGCCTCTCCGCGTCTCAAGCCCCCGAACAAGCAATTCCCCATGTTAGATGATCACTAAAAGGGTATATTTCTTGACATTTAGAACATGTTTTCTTTCAATCTAGCCCTTAATCTCAGCAATGTAGTATGCTGATATGATGAGATTTCTGGTGTAAAATGCAAAGGAAGGTAAAGGGTTGGTTGTGGTTGGCAGATTATTCCTATATATCAGTAGGATTTGTGTTATTGGGTCCACCAATTCTGCTCTTTTTTCATTGCTTTTGACTTTATAATCATAAGGGaagaaacaaaaagaatttcggTTATTACTAATAACTGATAATCTTATACTAAAGAAATCTCAATGTTAGGCTAAGAActgaatatacatatataaggAAGTTTAGAATTGGTGTGTATAATCTGATAGTGTTTCTAACAGACTAACAGTTATAGGTTAAGGTAAAGGCAAAGAAAATGGTCAAAAGTTATACCAAAGGCTACACTCACTGAAGTGGTCCACTAAACCTCATCATATCCTTCACTTTGCCTTTAGCAAAGGTTATGTTCAATATTTTATACACATCACAACATTTTATCACCCAATGCTTTTGAGCATGGTGCAGAAGGAGTTACTCTTGTGATAGACCTTTTTTtgatgagacgacctcaaaacaaggagGTCATATGTTCATATTTATTAGTTGGGCTATTCAGCCCATATATAAAAagcgtctcacggtgagattgtctcacacaagaatttgtggTGTAGAAATGAAGTTGTATGACATTACATCGGCTACACCGTAAAAGCTTTCATAAAAAAGAATCAACATTTGTTGCGTTGTAAATGTGTAAAAAGACATGTTTTGAAATGTTTGAGGGATATCTAACGTTTTCAGCTGATATTTGGCTTTATGATAACAGATAAATGCATCACTCTTGTTATGTGGTTACGCGATCGCGACCGTTATCGAATTTCTACATCAAATATACGTAATAATGCCcttgtaaaaataaataaatagatttttcaaaaatatcatcaacaaaatcaaaataatgtaACAAGTCATTTAAgcataagaaatataaatatttggcTGAATGGAGtatataaaaatatgtataaatGTTGGCGCTACAATTGTTGATTCTTCCaccaaaaacaaagaaattttcTCAATCCCAATGCATGAGTTTCCTTTAAAAAGTGAGGCAATAGAAGCGTtattaatacaaaaattaattgCATTTAGAAAGCTTAATGGAAGTGACTAAGTGGCTGTTAAGTGCCATAATATAAGCACTTGTCATTAAAGCGAATCACTATACTGAAAAAGAGATGAAAGATGCCCTTAAATCCCTCTAACTTTACACATTAATTCTTCTTATATCCACATTGCTGATGCAAATGGCCATATTTTAACAATTATGACTTACCCGTTCCACATTGttaaatgacacaaagattaaatttaaaaaaaaattaaaatgaaaaattacagAAATTTATTATAACAGactattactttaattaaaataaatacatatcACTGGGTGTACGTATCCATAAAAAAATGATATCCAAATAGAGGCACGTTGGGATTTTAATTCGTTTTATAAGAtttgttaattatatttttatttttaataatatctcTTTTAAGTCTTAtcacatttaatttaatttttcatcacATTTACATAATCCACTTACTTTTCTATACAACATTATTAATTTCCGATTATGCCATAGatttataaattttctttatCGACAAAACATAGAAATTTGAATATTGTATTTCATCAAAATGGGGAAATAAGTAAACAAGTAGCCAAGGTAAGTGGACCTTCTCATTGAAGTCGCACTTTCTACGGTTAACTAAAAAATTTTCACTTAGGAATGCTAACTTTGTAGCATATGTAGTGTGGCAGTCCGTGACTCAAACAAATTCCTTCAATATGATTTAACCACCATGAGAAATTGAGGGTATAACCGAACTCAACTCGAAATAACCCgtataacaaaattaaattagatcGTTAAAATCGAGAATTATTAAATTTTGGTGAGGTGCTACTAGTACAACCCAAAATTGATGGTTTACTAATGTTTACGCCTTGTGGTTTTCCTTGAAACTTCCAAATATACATCCTTTGTCAATCATAAAGTGTGAGAGAACCACAAACGAGTCATTGTACTATAATCAATTATGATTCAGAGCCAAAAAtataagcatatgactattgagtGAACAAGATACGAATATCATAAAGTCATGAACGAAAAAAAATATGCATAAAAAAGACATACTTAAAATTGCCAAGAAAGCGCAGCAGATGATCTctataaaaaaacatcaaaGTTCTTCACAATCTACGAATCCACGACAGCATAAATACCGAAACATAAACGTAAAACCCATCAGAATTACTCAAGGGGAGAGGGAGAACATCCTCAATAGCTGTTACCATAAAAGGGTAATCATAACTTGGTACTAAGCAGTAATGTCAAGTCAAAACCAGTTGCATCCTCATTGTGTTGTGCATAATATACAATCTTGCAGATCCTCAAAGTTTCATCCAACTCTATGTGTCAAAAGTTTATCCAGAATGTAATGATAGTTCCAGAAGAGAATGATTCAGGCTTAGAAAGGCAGAAATACCAGAAGTAGAGGACTAATTAGCCATCATGTATGtccaaaatatacaaaaagCATTCTTTTTTTTACTCGAACGAACATGGATGAATCAGTGCATATGTTTCTTAGCAAAACGGGGGCGAACTGGCGTCTTCGATGGGCTCACCCTATATATACACAATCCACCAAAGTAATACTTTTAAGAAACTGAGTGGAACAAACGAAGTGAAAAAAACAGCAGTTTGGTAAAATCCGTCTAACCTTATTGCGGTGGATCTCAACAACATACCACTGCAATTAAGAGCTGCAATAGCACTTTCAGCCTGAAGAAGTCAAAAGGTAAGGCATTAGAAAACAAACTTGAATAccctttttattatataaaagggaaggtaatatataaaaacaacaatCCATTACACCATAAACGGTTTCTTTGGTTCTCGGTATCAAGTTGTaggaatggtaatgaaaatgtaGTGTAATTTTGGAGGAAAAATCACTAGACAAGTTTAATAGTCGTGTTTGCTATAACTTTAATTATCTCATTCCTTCCTCGAAATTTATTTCAATCCATTGTCATTTAGAGAGGTGATGGAAACTTGTGAATAAAAAAACTCAACtatgatcaaagttttatcACCATGGTAATGACATGGTATatctcatgaaaatttacactacatatcattctcattatcaccaTCTAATACTAAGGGCGTAAATGAATTTTCTAAAAAAGAATCAGTTTGACTATAAAACAAATCACACAAATAACAACCTAATTGAAGCTGGCTTTTTACCAAATACTTCTATATATTTCTTATAAAGTACACCTTGAGGGatgtatatatcattttcctaaaatattttTCAGAAATCTCCAATAAGACGCTATTGTCATCGTAGTATTCCTTATTCAATTTCTCCTCATGCTCTAGGAAAATAATTATCGTAGAAGCAGCATTCAAAATCTTAACAAAGCTAGTTACAAAAACAGCTTGACTTGTGCGTTTGTCTATTCACTTTCTTATTCTACTTGTATGGAATTCAAATATGGCATTGGTCTTTCAAAATAAACATATTGGCCACATCAAGAAATTTCCCAACACACCATAGTCTATACACAAAAGTCGAAGCAATATTAAGGTAAGTGAGTCCATGAaataaagtaaacaaaaaaGATTGATGACAAAGTGAGCATGCTTTGTGACAAAGAGCAGCCTTACGATTCAGCTGCGCTCGAAATCTAAGGCGGGGATACAAACTTGCTGTAACCTCTGCCAGCATGATCTGACTATCTCATTGCTTGAATACAAGGTATTAGAAAGGTAAACTATGCAAGAAATAAGAAAATGCAACAAAATTTTCAAGCAATAAGGATGGAAACTTTATCCAAAATCACATTTATGTCTACTAAAAGTACAACAATTACATAGATACCAAAAATTAGGTAATGACAAGAACAAATAAGTATTGCAAGACAAACAACCAAACAGACATAAAGGAAACCTATTGTCTTATAGAAAAGGTTTAGCATCCAAAACACATGAAAGAAACCATATTCGAAACCAAGTGAATGAAACAGCCAGTTTAGTAAGTAGATAGGTACACTGAAAGGCGATATATAGTAAGCACTACAAGAAATAGGATGTTTCAGGGGCATGACATATCTGAATTTCCTTGCAAATACAAAGATGGGACATAGAAAGGTGAACCTCAGTATCAACTCAGAAATATAAAGTCATAGTACTAGTGCAGGACTAAGGGCATCTTTTATTAAGATCCTAATGTGGTTCTACATGCAATTCTACGTCGACTTGGACTTCTGGACGCAGTCACGCAGTAATTTGTTACTAAACAGTGCCAATCGTGTCAGCATTACACTTTTCGCTAAAAAATATTGCACACCAAACGAAGCCCCTTATACAACAATAGCAATGTCTAACCCTTGATGCAACAATATGGCGGATAGGAAGTCCTAgcataataaaaatttgaaacagCAGACAGGGGAACATTCATTTATATCATTGGTTGATTCAATCATATCAACATACCACCAAAATATTACCATAAGCTTTGTATGAAAACATAACAATTACCAACGAAACACCATTACAATAGAGAATAAGGTAAAACAAGGTATCAACCACGGTCTAATGGGACTGATGATATCATTATGCTGGCCCAATTACATGTCATTCACCTATAAGAAAGGCATAAATGAATGACTGAAGAAGCTTTTTAATTTCAGCCAGAACCATAtatttcaaaattgataaactAAAACTATTTCTTAGACGTCTTCAATGTTggacataaaacaaaataaatgtgCTGATTTCGTCTTTCAGAACAACAATCCTCAAAGTATATGGTGAAGTTATCAAAGGCAAATATGAAATCCTATGCTTTAATACATAGATATATCCTTGAGCACAATTATCAACTAGGTAGATGTAGAAATACTTGAGTCACTGCACAGAAACATGAAGGGGCCAGAATTTGTAAATTAAGGAACCCAAATGAAAGAAGGGAAGAGTAATTACCATTACAAACTCCACAAAGGCAATACGAGTTGAATGGTGATGATCTCCAAGCATCCTTAGTTGTTGAACCTGAGACAAGCAATAAATACGTCGTAATTGTAGCTCTAGAGACTCTAAACAAAAGAAAGTAGTAAGTATAGTAGTTTAGACAAGCAAGAGTATTTTAAGCCACTAACCTCTCCACACACCGACTCAAAAAACATTTTGATTTCAGCATGAGAAACCTACATAAGGAAACATCATATTCATCAAGTGCATCACAACTTTCGTAACAACCAACATGGAATCAAAAATAAGATAAGAAATTACACCTTCTTATCAATGTTAGCACAGTAAACAGTTCTAGCACACATTTCTCGTTCATCATCATTCTGAAGCGAGAATTGCCCAAGCAAGTAATAACGTTAGAACAAATTAAAGGAACTATGAACCAAAGAACAGTACAACTGCTCAGGATGACACTCACCTGAGGCAGAAAAGTAGGGTTTACAGGAGCAATGGCAGTCTTAGAAGGAAGCACTTTGATAGGATAGAACCCAAGCATTGTTCCTGACAGACTTAAAGCAGCCTGTGCCCCTTCTGCAGCATGACAACAGACAAAGATTTGTAAGAAACAAGACATTGATTAATACTTCCTCTAGATTTAATACCCCCAAAGTTTGATTGCTTTAAGCAAAAGTTGTATTGACCGAGCACTACGAGTATTAAAATCCAAAAGAAGTACTTCATTTATTAGTCTTTACCAACCACCATAGTTGGCAAGTACTAACGCTCCATTTGCTTAATGGTATTAAATGGTAGTCATAAGAATGAGTTCTAGCGTTAATTTTGATACGTTGCGTTATGTCATCCCCACGGTTATAAAGGTCTCATCCTCAAATAGGCATTTTCTTCGTAATTTTCCATAACCACCTAATACTACCCTCAAGTGGTAATGGATGAGAATGAATTTCGTAAGCTATGAGCATGACAAAGCACCATAACTTTTGTCAAGTAATTTTTCCGGTgaaattacattatatttatattactgTTCACACACTTTGATATCAACCACTAGACGGGCTGTAATAACATTACCTTCATCAGTAAACTCAACAAATGCAAATCGGAGCACGGAATTTGGATCACCGCATACCCGGCAGTCAACCACCTAAGAAGTAACATtacaaaaaacaatatttaaaggAACTTCTTGAAAACACAACTTCTCTGTAATAACACAACAAGGAAAATACCAAATACCTGTCCATAATTTATGAAAAGAGATGCCAGCTGCTCCTCAGTCACCTTCAAaccccacaaaaaaaaaaaaaaaaaaaaaaaaaaaaaaaaaaaaaaaacataatcaacaaccaaaacaagaaaaaatatatataaaaattgggTAAAATCCAATATACCTGTTGATCAATATCAGAAACATAAACAGTTCTCCTAATAACCTCTTCCCTTTGAGCCATACTAGTTCTaccattctttttctttccttgaCCATAATTACTCTTCTACATtcacaaacacaatcaaaatcatattctaatctAACTCATCAAAACATTCAAACATAAAATTACTATACAACATTCAAAATCACAATCAAAATCACACTCTAACATACCAAAATGTTCAAAgactaaaacatttttttacaaaaaagggaAATTGAAACTGTACCTTTCTCATAAACTGATTCTGATTCTGATGATTACCAAAATTTCTTAATGGAGATGAAAAATCATCCATGGGATAAGGAAAAAAGTTGGGTACATAAGGACCACGAAATTGATGAGGAACAAATTCTTGAGCACTTGGATTAAGTTTAGACAACATTTCTTCTAATTCCCTCATTTCTCTGTTATGATTCTCATCATTGTTGTTGGATTCCTTCACTTTatgttcatcttcttcaacccTTTTCGATTCGGAGCTCCAATTTAATGACCCAGTTTCAGAACCCATATCAACTGTCACGGTATTTTCAACAACTGCcattttttcttcaaaattccTTCTTTCAATAACTCTCTCTCCTTTGAAAATTTCACCTACCCAAGTAAATCAAAATACCCATTAATACTTCACCACATTCACAATCATAAaagattataatatatatatatatatatatatatatatatatatagtatgattTAATACTATATCAGTACAAATAGATTAAgaaaatataatcataaatacCAAAAGAAGAAATAAATACCTGTTTCTAGTAAAAAATTtgaacttaaaatgaaaaatcttcaaatttgattttggattgatttaTACCCAAACCCACCTCAAGATTCTTCTTCGAGGTTTAGAttgaaataaaaagatcaaaacCCTATAAAATTTAGGGTATTTTCAAAGTGAGAAAATGTTGGACCTTAAATAAAACTATGATACGATGTATAAGAATTGAGGAAAAAGGGTTTTGTCGTTTTGGATCATAAGGTTAGGTATATCGAGTACGAGTAGGCAGTAGCAGAAGATCAAGTTTTAGTCTGCTACAACCCCTTCTAAAAATGGCGTATCATTTCATTTTCAGAATCTGTTTTTgcttttggggtttttttttttttgttaattataaaaactttaaataatttgctttaaaaaattattgtggTCCTGTGGACGTAAACTTGACATGTAAAGTTTTTAATCGGACTACGAATCGAATTTGGCCGTATGAAAACTCGATCAATTTAACGCATAAATTATTTCGgcctaatataataaaaaaaatataaattattttaagaattgagatttgaatgatataattataaatttatgatttattgGGTAAAACCTTACCGACATGAAACCAACCCGTTTGAACAATTTACTTACGTACATTGTTACTACTAGGATGATCATGAGTTGTGTTTGAATCCAAGTTAGACTAGCAGGCTTTTGAGTAATTTGGACTCTTACTCGTAATTTTCTTAGGTTGTGTAGAATTTAAAGTctcaatgttttgtttaataACATTAGAGCCACTAGTTAGAACTATGAACAtaacataaaattaataaactcaaaaaaaacacattttcACTATATGTTTTGATTGTCGAATCTAAATCTACAAATATTTGGCTCGAATCCTTTCTTATAGTTTGAACCCAAAATAAgagttttaaattattatatttaaaccTTTAAATTATGGTGAAATATTCGAATTCACTAAACCTTCATCCATATTCatccttatatattttttttgataaaatgaaAGAACTTATTCAAATATTGATGTGAGTTTTAAAAACAACATCTCATCTCAAATTAGGTTAATTTGGATTAATAAGTATATAAATGTGTTAACAatctgatttaattttaaaatgagttATTGTAGAACGAATTGGGCCAAACTCAATTTCAATAAACCGAAATAATTGTGGATAACGCTAGTACCCATGATGGATCATGCATGTTGCATTTTTTGTATGTTGATAATTGAAATAAAGAGTAGGTTGAGGTTGAGGTTGAGTGAATCACTAACTCGTGACAAGTGTACTTAATCAGGTAGTACACTGATGAGTGCTGGCCTGCTGCACACCTTCTGCTAATCTGTGGCTGGTTGCATGCTCACAGCTGCTATTGCTAGGTGTGGGAATTGGGAGTATCAAGTATGCATTCCTAAGCAGAAAGGACATGTCTGTGGAGTCATTTGCTCCCTCTTACCCGTATTATGCTAACACCACCTACTATCTCCAAAAAGGCCATAACCGAGacctatttttttttacctttactTTAGATGAGGGGTGTTGCAATTGGTTGTTAGTTTTTTTAGTTGTCTTGTTTGATCAACTTAAAATATTGgttatttttgttggtttttaagGTTGATGAAAAGTCTGTTGtttatggagatgtttggtaaatttagatATTGACTATTAGTTATTTATTCGAGAAAAGTGagtcaacaagccaaaagccaataaaaacaaactaaacagaatagtttttattttggtttagaAGTCAGTTTTCAACTGGCTTAAAAGCCTTTAtcaaatactttttttgttgtttgatcAACTAATAATGcaaaaagccaaaagccaaaagccaatcAAAAAGTCAATATAAAAGCCAACTACCAAACACCACCATTAACCTAAATAATGTTGAGATTTGATTCAAAAAATAATGTAATGTAGTAGTTTTATGTTTATTAGTTATAATACTTATTTTGTGTAATATTTCCTAATATAGTGGTATGATGAGCAAACATGATCCGAACTTGTgaaataaaagtaaagaaggaaaGAGAAATTGAAGTGCTCGATGAATAGATAGTGGGTAAAAAGTACATTAAACAGGTAAAAATTGCTGAAAAGTGCATGAATAAaggtgaaaattaaaaaatacatcaaagagtgaaaaaaaaaatagtgctCATTCGACCACATAATGCTCATCTGAGCACCTTGATGCATGGCTAAATAtgacttttttgttttgttcgTTACTTAGGGGCTATATAAGAGTCTTACATCTTATTGAAATGCATGATGTAGAGGTTAATACAAGGGAAAAGGGGTTTGAAAAACCTAGAAGGTTGTTGTATTAGATGAGTGAGTACCATTAAAGGTGCATACTTTAAGCTTGATTGTGTGTGATCATTGATGATATTATGAGTGATATTTCATCAAAATGTAGattgattaataaaatataatttaagggGAGGCGTCTTAAACACCATTTATGTGTTGTACGAGAGTTTCGTTCATCAAAAACTTCAACCTTTTAAGTGCTTCTTAtttctattctttttttttactttcgtcTATAGCTTCTATTATCGTTTTGAAGGTCTAAACACATTCTCTTTCAGCAACAAATTGAAACAATCAAATGAGTATATTACGGTATTAGTTACTTGATACTATTGGAACACTATAATGACAAAGATGTTTGTTTGCTAAATAGAAAATGCAAAGTGTAAATTTAAATAAGAGTAAATTGGTAAAAGTCTTAATCCACGCTATTTTAATGTGCACCAATTTAAAAATAgcaattatttttcaataattattCTTAGATTATTATACTTATTAAATAGATAAACATATtccattttttaataatttaaggTTGATACACTAAATTTGATTAGACTAACTATACAAGATTTTTAACCTTTTCTActttataaataacaattactatcatttttaatatcttttccATATTTCCAAAAAATATTTCCCCTTCTatccaaaatcaaaaaaattggttaaaatcaatactttttttttgagatgCGTTAAAATCAATACTTTATTGactatatcttttttttttttttttttttgactattTCTAGTTTACAAATTGACTCGATCAGCCTACTTGTTAGCGTTGCCGTTAGCATCCTTTCGTCATAACTACTCTTATTTTAGCGTTAAAAGTAACTAAAATCCTGGAATTAAGTTTTCCATTAAGAAATAAACAGAGATTAACCagaataattaaataatcaacCTTCATTGGTTCTCGTCCATCACCGGCGTAAATTTCAGACGACAACCACAACGACATTAACGCAATTCTCCATCGTTGTTCAGACCtaatcaaaccctaattttcaatttatcatcATCTAGGGTTTTATTTTCTGATAAAATCATAATCTTCAAAATAATTCAAtctccaacaaaaaaaaaaaaaaaacccgaaATTAACCTAAGAACACATGTTTCAGAATAAAATGAAGCATAGCTCAAATTTTCATCAAACTTACGATCCGCCAGACGACTGGAAAAACGGGTCATGGACAGTAGATTGCATTTGCGGGGTAAACTTCGATGACGGACAAGAAATGGTGGATTGTGATGAGTGTGGTGTTTGGGTTCACACTCATTGTTCTCGTTTCGTTAAGAAAGCGAAATCTTTTGCTTGCCATAAATGCAAGAAGAATCCTaccaataacaacaataacaataatgaagaAACAGAGGTTGCTCAATCACTTCTTGAGTTACCCACAATACCGATGAAATTGCGTTGCATCAATATGATTCCtgataaaaacattaataacaataataatggttgcaatattatcaatcaaatGCCAACTTCTCCTTCTCATGATGGTTCATGGGTGAATAGACAGATGGAGAAAATGGCACATGTGCACGGTGTACCAGGTGGTGATGATGATCCTGGTTTGTTTAAAGGATTTCCGATCCCTTTTGCTTCACAGTTGTGGAAGTGTTCTGCGTATGTACCAAAGAAGTTTAGTT harbors:
- the LOC130801752 gene encoding uncharacterized protein LOC130801752, translating into MGNCLFGGLRRGEASEIIQVMTSNGGIMEFQGPITVGFILEEFPCHAIFKSDDLFWKPLSNHEELHPGVSYMLLPLHTSNQTFDVKVGHVRSKSIPNCTAIGGNAAYRMSFDSRSNQSNVLKRSNTDVFSRYNRRGTREGVWKVKLVISPVQLVEILSQETRTEELIESVRTVAKCGCSGTGSTGYSDQWSVASSRASSKGVLVHSASPNPFLMEAISVKSLSLPYKNLFPV
- the LOC130801517 gene encoding polyadenylate-binding protein-interacting protein 11-like encodes the protein MAVVENTVTVDMGSETGSLNWSSESKRVEEDEHKVKESNNNDENHNREMRELEEMLSKLNPSAQEFVPHQFRGPYVPNFFPYPMDDFSSPLRNFGNHQNQNQFMRKKSNYGQGKKKNGRTSMAQREEVIRRTVYVSDIDQQVTEEQLASLFINYGQVVDCRVCGDPNSVLRFAFVEFTDEEGAQAALSLSGTMLGFYPIKVLPSKTAIAPVNPTFLPQNDDEREMCARTVYCANIDKKVSHAEIKMFFESVCGEVQQLRMLGDHHHSTRIAFVEFVMAESAIAALNCSGMLLRSTAIRVSPSKTPVRPRFAKKHMH